In the genome of Candidatus Methylomirabilota bacterium, the window GTTCTCGGCGAGCCCGAAGCGGATCGTGAGCGGGCTCGTCCAGAACCAGGCGGTCAGCGCGGGCACGTCGTTGTCGTTCAGCGCGCGCTCGTAGTCCAGGAATGCGGCGGTGACCTCCGCCACCACCGCGGGGTCGTTGATCGTCATGGCGCCAGCACCGCTGCGGCCACGCCCTTGGCCTCCAGCAGCGCTCCCACGCGGAGGACGTGCGCCTCGCGGAACGGCGCCCCGATGATCTGCACGCCCACCGGGAGCGGCCCCGTCCGGACCGGCACCGACAGCACGGGCAGGCCGATGAAGGAGAGTGGCTGGGTGAAGAGGCCCAGGCTGGCCCGCGCCGGCACTTCCACGCCGTCCAGCACCATCCGGTCCTGGCCGATTCGCGGCGCCGGGCACGGCGTGGTCGGCGCCAGCAGCACGTCGACCTCGCCGAAGAGCCGGGCCACCTGCGCGCGGTACCAGGCGCGGAACCGCTGCGCCTGCTGGTAGAACACGCCGGGAACCAGCGCGCCGGCGAGGAACCGGTCGCGCGTGAGCGGATCGAAGTCCTGCGGCCGCGTTTTCAGATCGTCGAGGTGATTGGACGACCCCTCGCACGCGGTGATGACCATGGCGGCGGCCCGGGCGCGGTGGGCCTCGGGGATCGTGGCCCGGCGCGACACGCCCAGAGCCGAGGCCGCGGCGGCCACCGCGGCGAAGACGTCCGGCTCTCCGCCTCGGGCGAAGTGGCCGTCGAGCACCGCGATGCGCAGGCCGTCGATGCCCTGCCCCAGCACGGGTCGGCAGGGCTCGGCGGGACGGCGGGCGCAGACCGGATCCTCCGGGTCGGGCCCGTGCATGGCGTCGAACGCGGCGGTGACATCGCGCACCGAGCGGCCGAGGGCGCCGACGTGATCGAGGCTGCCCGCCAGCGGCGCGCAGCCGATCCGCGAGACGCGCCCGTAGGTCGGCTTGAAGCCGAAGGCCCCGCACAGCGCCGCCGGCACGCGCACCGAGCCGTTGGTGTCCGAGCCGAGCGCGAGCGGCACGAGCCCGGCACCCACCGCCGCTCCCGAGCCGCCGGAGGACCCGCCGGCCACGCGGGCCGGATCGTGCGGGTTGCGCACGGCGCCGTGGTGCGCGTTCTCGTTGGTGAAGCCGTACGCGTACTCGTCCATGTTCAGGGCGCCGATCAGGATGGCGCCGGCCCGCCGCAGTGCGGCCACCGCCGCCGCATCACGCCTCGCGGGAGGTCGGCTCGCATTGATGCGGGAGCCGGCGAGCGTGGTCACGCCGGCAACGTCGAAGAGGTTCTTGGCTGCGAACGGCAGGCCGGCCAGCGGGCCGGGCTCGCGGCCGGCCGCGAGGGCTCCGTCGACCCGCTCGGCGTCGGCGCGCGCCTGGTCGGCCAGCACCGCGGTGAACGCGTTCACCGCGACGCCGCGCGAGGCGGCGCGGGCCAGCGCGGCCTCGGTGACGGCCCGCGCGCTCACCCGCCGGGCGCGGATGGCCGCGACCAGGCCGAGCCCGTCGCTTCCCACGTAGTCCAGGTCGCTCATGGCTCGAACACCGGGGCGGCCTCGACATCGTCCGGGAGCGGGAAGTCCATCACGAGCGTTGCCGCCGCCGCGATGACCCCCATCGCCTGGATGACGCCGGCGCGATGCGCGTGGAGAATCGGCAGGCCGATCAGCTTCGCGGCGCGGTCCACGTGCGCGCCCAGGTCCTCGGGCGTCGGCGCTTCGGTCATGGTCT includes:
- a CDS encoding AtzE family amidohydrolase translates to MSDLDYVGSDGLGLVAAIRARRVSARAVTEAALARAASRGVAVNAFTAVLADQARADAERVDGALAAGREPGPLAGLPFAAKNLFDVAGVTTLAGSRINASRPPARRDAAAVAALRRAGAILIGALNMDEYAYGFTNENAHHGAVRNPHDPARVAGGSSGGSGAAVGAGLVPLALGSDTNGSVRVPAALCGAFGFKPTYGRVSRIGCAPLAGSLDHVGALGRSVRDVTAAFDAMHGPDPEDPVCARRPAEPCRPVLGQGIDGLRIAVLDGHFARGGEPDVFAAVAAAASALGVSRRATIPEAHRARAAAMVITACEGSSNHLDDLKTRPQDFDPLTRDRFLAGALVPGVFYQQAQRFRAWYRAQVARLFGEVDVLLAPTTPCPAPRIGQDRMVLDGVEVPARASLGLFTQPLSFIGLPVLSVPVRTGPLPVGVQIIGAPFREAHVLRVGALLEAKGVAAAVLAP
- a CDS encoding DUF4089 domain-containing protein; the encoded protein is MTEAPTPEDLGAHVDRAAKLIGLPILHAHRAGVIQAMGVIAAAATLVMDFPLPDDVEAAPVFEP